Genomic segment of Candidatus Eremiobacterota bacterium:
ACCTTGATCTGCTGAGGAAATTTGTGAGGGATGCGGCAGGAAGCCACCAGGAGATTCTTGATGCACTGGGTAAAAACGACCTTGTGCTTGCCCGGCGCATCGCCCACACCATCAAGGGAACTTCGGGAAACATAGGAGCTTCCGAAGTATATGATGCCGCGGCGGCAGTGGAGAGCGCCCTGGCCCATGATGAAAAAGAGAAGCTTCCCGGCGCCCTGGAGAAACTCAAGGATCGCCTCATTGAGGTGATAGAGACAATCAGGCCTGCCCTGAAGGAAGAGAAAGAGGAGAAGAAAGGGAGCGCCCTGGGCGACGGGGCGAAGCTCCGCGGGCTTCTGCTGGAGCTCCAGGCCCATGTGCAGAAGCAGAAACCCAAGCTCTGCAAGGAGGCCATGGAGAAAATATCGGCTTACCGCTGGCCTGCCGAATACAGCGGAACCATTGCCCAGCTCGGGCGCATGCTGGGAAGCTACAAATTCAAGGATGCTAAAGACTTGCTGGAAAAGCTCCTTGGCGAGCTGAACGAGAAAGGAGTATGACATGAGCGAAAAACCAAGAGGCACGGTACTTATCGTTGATGACACTGAGGCCAACATCGATATCCTGGTAGAGAGCCTGGGAGATGACTTCGAGCTCCGCGTCGCCATGGACGGGCAGAGCGCCCTGGACCAGGTGGCTGAAGAGGTGCCCGATATCATCCTGCTGGACATCATGATGCCGGGGATGGACGGCTACGAGGTCTGCGAGAAGCTCAAGGCTGCCCACAGGACACGGCTGGTGCCCGTCATCTTTCTCACGGCAATGACTGAAGCCCAGGACGAGAAGAAAGGGCTTGACCTCGGCGCCGTGGACTACATCACCAAGCCATTCAATCCCGGCCTCGTCAAGGCCAGGGTCCGCAACCACCTGGAGCTGAAGCGGTACCGCGATCATCTTGAAGACCTTGTGGCGGAGCGCACCAAGGAGATCACCCTTATGCAGGAGGTGATCATCGAGAGCCTTGCAGGCCTCGCCGAGTACCGGGACCCCGAAACCGGCGGCCACATAAGGCGCACGAAGAATTACGTGCTGCTCCTTGCAAAGCACCTTATGGAGCACAACAAGTATCTTGACGTCCTCAACAGGGAGACTGTTGAACTCCTTTACATGTCGGCGCCGCTCCATGACATCGGCAAGGTGGGCGTTCCCGACAGCATCCTCATGAAGCCGGGAAAGCTCACCGACGAGGAGTTTGCCGAGATGAAGAAGCATACCATCTACGGCCGCGACGCCATAATGACGGCCCTGAAGCGCCTTGGCGAGAACTCTTTCCTGCGCTTCGCCCGTGAAATAGCTGAATCTCATCAGGAAAAGTGGGACGGCTCGGGCTATCCCAACGGCCTCAAAGGCGAGGATATCCCCGTGTCAGGGAGGCTCATGGCAATCGCCGACGTCTATGACGCCCTGATCAGCAAGCGTGTGTACAAGATGCCCTTCACCCATTCCAAGGCAGTAGGTATTATCAGGGAGGGGCGGGGCACCCACTTCGATCCCGGGATGGTTGACGCCTTCCTGGAGCTCCAGGAAGAGTTCAGAAAAGTGGCCATTGAGTTCGCCGATTTCGAAGAGGAGCGCCATGCCCTTGCCGAGGCCGTCAGCGTGTAAAGGAAAATAGTGGAGTCTGTCCCAATTTTATGGTATAATCTTCTTGCTATGAAACAAGGTGCCCTCACTCCAGGCGACGTGCTCCGCGGCCGCTTTCTCATCAAGGAAGTCATCGGCGAGGGGTCATTCGGGAAAGTGTATCTTGCCGAGGACAGGGAGGTCCAGGGCGCCCTCTGGGCCGTGAAGGAGATCTGGGACAGCAACATGACGGACGAGGAGCGCCTGGAGGCCATTGACCTCTACACCAGGGAGGTGGCCATCCTGCGGACACTCAACCACACTGGCGTTCCCAAGGTCCTCGATTTTTTCTCCGACGGCGAGGGAAGGCACTACTTCGTCATGGAGTATATTGAGGGCAGAACCCTCAACGCGGTCCTTGAGCAGGAGACAATAGACGCTGAGCGCGCCGTCACCTGGGCCCTCAGGCTCTGCGATATCCTGGAGCACCTCCACTCCCTGAAGCCCGCACCCCTTATCTACAGGGATCTCAAGCCTTCCAACGTCATGGTGACCCCCCGGGGAAGACTCCTCCTTATCGATTTCGGCATATCGAGGTTTTTCAACCCCCAGAAGCTGAAGGACACCAATGTCCTCGGCACGCCGGGGTTCTGCCCCCCGGAGCAGTACGGGAAAAGCCAGTCCGATGCGAGGAGCGATATCTATGCCCTCGGGGCGACGCTCTACCACCTCCTTACCGAGGAAGACCTGGCGCAGTTCAACTTTGCCATTCCGCCTGTCACGACATTAAACTCCGCGGTGCCGCCGGGGCTTGAGAAGCTCATGTCCCGGTGCCTCGAGCCTGATCCCTCCAAAAGGTACCAGAGCGTGAAGAGCCTCAGGGAGGACCTTCTGCGCCTCTCCAGGCAGATCTCCGGCCTTTACGGCCCTTCGGCCCCGCCCAGGCCGCAGCTCATACCGGGGCGCCCCCGGGGCAGCATTCTCTCCAGGATCCCGGCAGTCATTTACCTCTGGGCTGTTTTCCTGGCGTTTTTTCTTGGAGGTCTGGCCTTTGAGCCCCTTCTCATTTTCTCAGGGCTCGTGCTCTGCTTTATCCCCATCATCTCCATCGTACCCCTTCCTTTCTACATCGGCAGAAAGATGCATGGCCACACTGCCGCCTCAATCCTGAGCCTTCTGGTTCTGGGAGTCCTGGTCTTCCAGATGATAAGCTCTTTCGGAGTCAAGATGCTCACCACCACTGCCGGAAGGGAGTCCTTCAACGGGTGCCAGGACAGCCTGAAAAAAATCGCCGGCTCGATGGACCTCTACGCAAATGATAACAACGGCTTTTACCCGGACACCCAGGAAAAGCTTACCCCCGCCTATCTGAGGACCATTCCCACGTGTCCCGCCTCAAGGGGAAAGCCCTATGAATACCAGGTATCCGATGACTCCAAGACCTATACCATGTGGTGCGGCGGCATGTTCCACAGGCCCTATGAGGATCGCGAGGGCTTCCCCCGCTATGACTCATCACAAGGCTTCGTGACGCCATGAGCGAAGAGATTTACGGCTGCGAGGGAAGAATCCTGAGAGAGCGCTACAGGCTCCTTAATGTCATCGGGAAAGGCTCATTCGGCAAGGTATACCGGGCTTCCGACCTGACTGTTGACGGCGCCATGTGGGCCATCAAGGAGATAAGGGAGGGGACCCTGAGCCAGGAGGAGCGCCTCGAGGCAGTGCACCTTTACAGGAAAGAGGTGGAGATCCTCAAGACCCTCAACCACACAGGTGTCCCCAAGGTCTATGAGTCCTTCTCCGAAGGGAACTGCCATTACCTCGTGATGGAATACGTGGAGGGCACGACTATAGAAGAGATCTGCCAGCAGGAGCCCTGCGATCCGAAAAGGATGATGGCCTGGCTCTACAGGCTCTGCGACATCCTGGAGTACCTCCACCAGTTCAAGCCTTCCCCCGTGATCTTCAGGGATCTCAAGCCTTCCAACATCATGGTCACACCGCGGGGGAGAGTGCTGCTCATTGACTTCGGCATCGCGCGGTACTTCTGCCCCCAGAAGCCCAAGGACACTCATATCCTTGGAACACCCGGCTTTTCACCTCCCGAGCAGTACGGCTCACAGCAGTCAGACCCACGAAGCGACATCTACTCCCTTGGCGCCACTTTCTACCATATACTCACCGGGGAGGATCTTGCCCAGTTTCACTTTGTGTTCCCGCCCCTTTCGAGGTTTTACCCCGGCGCCCCCAAGGATCTGGAGATGATCCTGGCGCGGTGCCTTGAGCGCCTTCCCGAGAAGCGCTTCCAGACCATCGCCGAGTTCAGGCGGGCACTCAAGCTTGCGGAGAACAGGATCACCTCAGCGGCATCTCCCGCTCCCTCACCTGGCGGATTTGCCACGCAGCCCCTCCAGGGGCAGGCGGGGGGATCCCTGGTTTCTCCCCGGAAGCCGCCTCATCCGTTTCTTGAGTTCCTGAAGGAAATCCCTGCAGCAGTGTATCTCTGGGCGGGTTTCACCGCCTTTCTGATGCTCTCGACCCACCATGAAAACCTCACGTTCTCCCTGGTGTTCATGGCTTTCCTGGCGGCTCTTCTTGTCGCCACGCTGGCAGGCATTTACCACCTCGCGAAAAGAAATAAATTCCTTCATGCCGCAATAATGCTGGCAAGCCTGTTTTTCATATACCTGTTCTTCATGTCCCAGTTTCCCGGGACGGCGGACCTGCTCTCGAAAAAGGCCTCTGCGGGCTCGGCGGCCTGCGAGGAGAACCTGAGGAATCTTGCTGCAGCCATTGAATTATATGCTGCCGATACCAAAGGGCGCTACCCCGATGATCTCTCAAAACTGAAAGGGCGCTTCAAAGAGGGCCTTCCCGCATGCCCTTCGGCGGGGTCGAAGGAATACGCCTACGAGGTGGGAAGGGGGCCGGCGGCATATACGATATGGTGCTCCGGGAGCGCCCATGAGGCAGCAGGCGTGAAGCCGGGCTTCCCCCAGTACTCCAGCGTGCGGGGCCTGAGGGACGGGAAATAGCTGCCGGAGAAAGGACCACTACATGAGCACTTATCATATCAACGGGACAGAATACCCTTTTGAAAAGGGTATCACCATACTGCAGGCGGCCCGCAAGGCCGGTCTCTTCATCCCTACGCTCTGCTACCACCCGAGGACAGAGCGCGCGGGATACTGCCGGCTCTGTGTGGTTGAGATCGACGGGACGACGGGGCTTTCTGTCTCATGTTCCACTGAGCTCCGCGAGGGAATGAGGATCAATACTGCCTCGGAGAGGGTGAAAGAGACTCAGAAAATGATAGTGGAGCTCTACCTTGCCGAGGGAAGCCACGAATGCCTGAGCTGTGAGGCCTGCGGAGAGTGCGAGCTCCAGAAGGCGGCCTATTACCTTGGCGTGGAGGCCACAGGCTTTCCCCGCAGGCCTAAAAACATCCCTGCTGATGACTCAAGCCAGTTTATAGTGAAGAACATGAACCGCTGCGTGCAATGCTTCCGCTGCATCAAGGCCTGCCAGGACATCACGGTGAATGGCGTGCTGGCCATGGGATACCGGGGCAGCGACTCAGTGGTGGTGAACGACAATGACAGAACCTTCGCCGAATCATCGTGCGTCCATTGCGGAGAGTGTGTCCAGCTCTGCCCCGTGGGAGCCCTCACCGAGAAGAAGGCGAAGGGCAAAGGCCGCCTGTGGGAAGCCAGAACCGTGAGGACCACCTGTCCTTACTGCGGCGTGGGATGCCAGATGGACCTTCATGTGAAGGAGAACGAGATTCTCAAGGTGACCGGCGCCGAGGACGTGGAGCCCAATTACGGGAGCCTCTGCCTCAAGGGCAGGTTCGCCTATGATTTCGTGAGCCACCCCCAGAGGCTCAGGGAGCCGATGGTTCGGCACAATGGCGCTCTTGTGCCCGTCACGTGGGATGACGCCCTTGGCGAGGCATCGAGAAGCCTCAGCAGGATAAGGGAAAAATATGGCGCCGATGCCTTCGGCGCCGTGAGCTGCGCCCGCTCCACCAACGAGAACAACTATTCGATGATGAAGTTCACGAGGGCGGTGACGGGCACCCACAACATCGATCACTGCGCCAGGACCTGACACGCCCCCACTGTTGCCGGTCTGGCAGAAACACTCGGCTCCGGGGCAATGACCAACTCGATAGGGGAGATAGAGGACGCGCCCTGCCTCCTTGTTATTGGTTCCAACACCACAGAGGCTCATCCCGTGATCTCCTACAGGATGAAGCGCGCTGCGAGGCGGGGCGCCCTCCTTATTGTCATAGATCCAAGAAAGATCGGCCTTGTCCAGTTTGCC
This window contains:
- a CDS encoding two-component system response regulator, which codes for MSEKPRGTVLIVDDTEANIDILVESLGDDFELRVAMDGQSALDQVAEEVPDIILLDIMMPGMDGYEVCEKLKAAHRTRLVPVIFLTAMTEAQDEKKGLDLGAVDYITKPFNPGLVKARVRNHLELKRYRDHLEDLVAERTKEITLMQEVIIESLAGLAEYRDPETGGHIRRTKNYVLLLAKHLMEHNKYLDVLNRETVELLYMSAPLHDIGKVGVPDSILMKPGKLTDEEFAEMKKHTIYGRDAIMTALKRLGENSFLRFAREIAESHQEKWDGSGYPNGLKGEDIPVSGRLMAIADVYDALISKRVYKMPFTHSKAVGIIREGRGTHFDPGMVDAFLELQEEFRKVAIEFADFEEERHALAEAVSV
- a CDS encoding serine/threonine-protein kinase — protein: MKQGALTPGDVLRGRFLIKEVIGEGSFGKVYLAEDREVQGALWAVKEIWDSNMTDEERLEAIDLYTREVAILRTLNHTGVPKVLDFFSDGEGRHYFVMEYIEGRTLNAVLEQETIDAERAVTWALRLCDILEHLHSLKPAPLIYRDLKPSNVMVTPRGRLLLIDFGISRFFNPQKLKDTNVLGTPGFCPPEQYGKSQSDARSDIYALGATLYHLLTEEDLAQFNFAIPPVTTLNSAVPPGLEKLMSRCLEPDPSKRYQSVKSLREDLLRLSRQISGLYGPSAPPRPQLIPGRPRGSILSRIPAVIYLWAVFLAFFLGGLAFEPLLIFSGLVLCFIPIISIVPLPFYIGRKMHGHTAASILSLLVLGVLVFQMISSFGVKMLTTTAGRESFNGCQDSLKKIAGSMDLYANDNNGFYPDTQEKLTPAYLRTIPTCPASRGKPYEYQVSDDSKTYTMWCGGMFHRPYEDREGFPRYDSSQGFVTP
- a CDS encoding serine/threonine-protein kinase codes for the protein MSEEIYGCEGRILRERYRLLNVIGKGSFGKVYRASDLTVDGAMWAIKEIREGTLSQEERLEAVHLYRKEVEILKTLNHTGVPKVYESFSEGNCHYLVMEYVEGTTIEEICQQEPCDPKRMMAWLYRLCDILEYLHQFKPSPVIFRDLKPSNIMVTPRGRVLLIDFGIARYFCPQKPKDTHILGTPGFSPPEQYGSQQSDPRSDIYSLGATFYHILTGEDLAQFHFVFPPLSRFYPGAPKDLEMILARCLERLPEKRFQTIAEFRRALKLAENRITSAASPAPSPGGFATQPLQGQAGGSLVSPRKPPHPFLEFLKEIPAAVYLWAGFTAFLMLSTHHENLTFSLVFMAFLAALLVATLAGIYHLAKRNKFLHAAIMLASLFFIYLFFMSQFPGTADLLSKKASAGSAACEENLRNLAAAIELYAADTKGRYPDDLSKLKGRFKEGLPACPSAGSKEYAYEVGRGPAAYTIWCSGSAHEAAGVKPGFPQYSSVRGLRDGK